A genomic stretch from Cydia amplana chromosome 1, ilCydAmpl1.1, whole genome shotgun sequence includes:
- the LOC134654640 gene encoding facilitated trehalose transporter Tret1-like, translating to MKHMYIRQYLVVFAINLNCISFGMGTSWASPGLVKLTDETETVLDKPLEQDEGSWIVSVSFLTGALGYVVSSALVDFIGRKQSVILSSVVRMAAALLFLFSRDVWMLIMGRALIGLSEGIILSAIPVYASEIASKEIRGALGVMLQIFTSIGSMIMLSVGPFISYFSLNFMFTLLTLATSIPTIFLPDSPNFLYSKGREEESKKVLIFLRGSELNANVEIKEYTVNRSEKPGLLAIFRDKMFQKSLGKSGFMIIILFLIGFNCVILNLQTILDTTQTNIRSEVASGIIGAINLLASLSTLMTTDRFGRKPILICTLLGLIVGMVGLGVFFKLTEMGAEVSGVLNYLPLISLVIVVFCYSGGLGSLIWVVIAELFDDRSRGIGMATTLLLGTMPSFLMMRYFAPLTNMFGPAPVFWAFAVSSAVLATFVAFRLPETKGKSFAEIQQELGN from the coding sequence atgaaacatATGTACATTCGACAATATCTGGTGGTATTTGCAATAAACCTGAACTGCATCAGTTTCGGAATGGGCACAAGTTGGGCATCACCAGGGTTGGTGAAGCTGACTGACGAGACTGAAACCGTACTTGATAAACCTTTAGAGCAAGATGAAGGATCTTGGATTGTTTCCGTCTCTTTCCTTACTGGAGCATTGGGGTACGTGGTGTCATCTGCTTTGGTGGACTTTATAGGCCGAAAGCAAAGCGTGATCCTGTCGAGCGTCGTCAGGATGGCAGCAGCTCTCCTGTTCCTGTTCTCGAGGGATGTGTGGATGCTCATAATGGGCAGAGCGCTCATCGGGCTCTCAGAAGGCATCATATTGAGTGCAATACCGGTTTACGCCTCAGAAATAGCCAGTAAAGAAATCCGTGGAGCTCTCGGAGTGATGCTGCAGATATTCACCTCCATTGGCTCTATGATCATGCTCAGCGTTGGACCCTTCATCTCATACTTCAGTCTGAATTTCATGTTCACTCTGTTGACCCTCGCGACaagcatacctactatattcTTACCTGACAGCCCGAACTTCTTATATTCTAAAGGCAGAGAAGAAGAATCCAAAAAAGTTCTAATCTTCTTAAGAGGGTCTGAACTCAACGCTAATGTAGAAATAAAGGAATACACCGTAAATAGAAGCGAAAAACCAGGTCTCTTGGCAATTTTCCGTGATAAAATGTTTCAGAAAAGTCTTGGAAAGTCTGGATTCATGATTATCATCCTATTCTTGATTGGATTTAACTGCGTTATATTAAAtcttcagacgattttggacaCAACGCAAACAAATATAAGGTCTGAAGTGGCATCTGGCATCATCGGTGCTATAAACCTTTTAGCAAGTCTTTCGACTCTGATGACTACAGATAGGTTTGGAAGAAAACCTATTTTAATATGTACGTTGCTTGGACTGATTGTGGGAATGGTCGGTCTAGGAGTATTCTTTAAGCTGACTGAAATGGGGGCTGAAGTATCTGGAGTTTTGAACTATCTTCCGCTCATATCTCTGGTTATAGTGGTGTTTTGCTACAGTGGTGGTCTCGGATCCTTAATCTGGGTTGTTATAGCGGAACTTTTCGATGACCGTTCCCGTGGTATCGGGATGGCGACCACCCTCCTTTTGGGGACGATGCCCTCTTTCCTGATGATGAGATATTTCGCGCCTCTGACAAACATGTTCGGGCCGGCGCCAGTTTTCTGGGCGTTTGCTGTGTCTAGCGCCGTGCTGGCGACGTTTGTGGCATTTAGATTACCGGAGACGAAAGGAAAGAGTTTTGCGGAGATACAACAAGAATTGGggaattaa
- the LOC134654649 gene encoding uncharacterized protein LOC134654649: MANNFTKSDTLSQNKLAASIPRFLVTRMGVIQDIPTDWTLDEIVDAIKFPSSFGFRIIMKARRLSRRHKATDPICPEHKRQKSIKMLMAEENLGYLEASKRFPPDLKRLPFHSKDNFYLTLKIKDKLRECHDANLQVVLAWIPSHSGITGNEVVDQCAKAAIHQSFASDQKCFTRDIRSSIRCLLFEKWNKLWQLSRRAKGQHYGNIQPNIPPKPWFFKHKGYSKVVTSNIIRLRLGHICSPVRLAKSRIRDSSICECGLDEGWMDTLPNTVYTSPTIFIILAVCYPTSTLAESSSPDGAIIHKN, from the exons ATGGCTAATAATTTCACCAAATCAGACACGCTGTCTCAAAACAAACTAGCTGCTTCCATACCAAGGTTTCTTGTAACTCGAATGGGGGTTATCCAGGATATCCCCACAGACTGGACTCTTGATGAAATTGTTGACGCTATCAAGTTCCCCTCAAGTTTCGGTTTCCGCATCATTATGAAAGCTAGAAGACTGTCCC GTCGACACAAGGCGACTGACCCAATCTGCCCAGAGCATAAAAGACAGAAATCCATCAAAATGCTAATGGCTGAAGAAAATCTAGGTTACCTGGAGGCCTCCAAACGCTTCCCCCCA GATTTGAAGAGACTACCATTTCACTCCAAGGATAACTTCTACCtaaccttaaaaataaaagataaactTAGAGAATGCCATGATGCCAATTTGCAAGTAGTGTTGGCATGGATCCCTAGCCATTCAGGCATAACGGGCAACGAGGTCGTGGACCAATGTGCTAAAGCTGCCATACACCAGAGCTTCGCTTCTGACCAAAAATGCTTTACTCGCGACATAAGATCTTCGATAAGATGTCTTCTATTTGAAAAATGGAATAAATTATGGCAGCTCTCACGTAGAGCCAAGGGTCAACATTACGGTAACATACAGCCAAATATCCCTCCTAAACCCTGGTTCTTCAAGCACAAAGGCTATTCTAAGGTTGTTACCTCGAATATTATCAGATTACGACTTGGACATATTTGTTCGCCAGTGCGCCTGGCCAAGAGCCGAATAAGGGATAGCTCTATCTGTGAGTGTGGACTGGACGAAG GGTGGATGGATACTCTACCGAACACCGTCTATACATCACCGACGATCTTTATCATACTGGCCGTGTGTTATCCAACCTCGACACTGGCGGAATCATCAAGCCCTGATGGAGCCATAATACACAAAAATTGA